In a genomic window of uncultured Flavobacterium sp.:
- a CDS encoding PLP-dependent aminotransferase family protein: MLRPWKLEIQLNTNSDKAIYLQIADAIIDAIKTGMLNSGNALPGSRQLAELLKVNRNTVIEALDVLIAEGWLITMERKGTFVADILPIATKSIKQQQKTNNTKEEPKPLIVFDDGIPDSRIAPMNELARAYRQIFNRKSRWQIMGYSTEFGNLEFRKAIVQMLNFKRGMNITPDEICITRGSQMAMYLTASCLLSKGDYVMIENPGYKPAWETFENAGAKLLPVNVDKDGLLIDEVEEYLKKFNNIKAIYVTPHHQFPTTVTLSLKRRLKLIELSNQYGFTIIEDDYDNEFHFGQRPILPISSYSNAKNTVYIGTLSKIVAPALRIGYLVSNSETILKVGKHRKMIDVQGDNIMEEAVLQLINEGEIKRHLKRTTLIYKAKRDYFETICTKYLKDKTTFIKPEGGLAFWIVPNSDIDIFEIADKLLLKGIKIMTPEKFSFNQPISGFRLGYASLTEKQIEEGIIELGKYL; the protein is encoded by the coding sequence ATGTTAAGACCTTGGAAATTAGAGATTCAATTAAATACCAATTCTGATAAAGCAATTTATCTGCAAATTGCTGACGCCATTATTGACGCTATCAAAACCGGAATGCTCAACAGCGGAAACGCTTTGCCCGGAAGCCGACAACTTGCAGAATTATTAAAAGTAAATCGAAACACCGTTATTGAAGCGCTCGATGTTCTCATCGCCGAAGGTTGGCTAATAACAATGGAAAGAAAAGGAACTTTCGTAGCCGACATTTTACCAATTGCCACAAAAAGCATAAAACAGCAACAAAAAACAAATAATACCAAAGAAGAACCAAAACCATTAATTGTTTTTGATGACGGAATTCCAGACAGCCGAATTGCTCCTATGAATGAATTGGCAAGAGCTTACAGACAGATTTTTAATCGGAAATCACGTTGGCAAATTATGGGTTATAGTACTGAATTTGGAAATTTGGAATTCAGAAAAGCCATTGTTCAAATGCTGAATTTTAAAAGAGGAATGAATATTACTCCAGACGAAATTTGCATTACACGCGGGAGTCAAATGGCAATGTATTTGACCGCAAGTTGTTTATTATCGAAAGGCGATTATGTAATGATTGAAAATCCTGGATATAAACCGGCTTGGGAAACTTTTGAAAATGCAGGCGCAAAATTACTTCCTGTAAATGTTGATAAAGATGGTTTGTTGATAGATGAAGTTGAGGAATATTTGAAGAAATTCAATAATATAAAAGCCATTTATGTAACGCCGCATCATCAATTTCCAACGACTGTCACACTCAGTTTAAAAAGAAGATTGAAACTTATAGAATTGTCCAATCAATATGGTTTCACGATTATTGAAGATGATTATGATAATGAATTTCATTTTGGGCAACGACCAATTTTACCTATTTCGAGTTACAGCAATGCCAAGAACACTGTTTATATTGGAACTTTAAGCAAAATCGTTGCGCCAGCTTTACGAATTGGATATTTGGTCAGTAATTCCGAAACTATTTTGAAAGTTGGTAAACACAGAAAAATGATCGATGTACAAGGCGACAATATTATGGAAGAAGCCGTTTTGCAACTCATAAACGAAGGCGAAATAAAAAGACATCTCAAAAGAACGACGCTTATTTATAAAGCCAAACGAGATTATTTTGAAACAATTTGTACTAAATATCTAAAAGACAAAACCACTTTTATAAAACCTGAAGGCGGTTTGGCTTTTTGGATTGTTCCAAATTCAGATATAGATATTTTTGAAATTGCCGATAAACTTCTCCTAAAAGGAATAAAGATAATGACACCGGAAAAATTTAGTTTTAATCAACCAATATCAGGATTCAGACTTGGTTATGCTTCTCTGACTGAAAAACAAATCGAAGAAGGAATTATTGAACTTGGTAAATATTTGTGA
- a CDS encoding cupin domain-containing protein, producing METKKQFSSKDFHETFARPTFVMPEKLIHKNVEQAGEHNQFSTERKHPVFFVDLPSKNVSMTIGGLLPDQLTNKHRHTYETVIYVIEGHGYTEIEDIKVEWKAGDAVYIPSWAWHRHQNLSSSESAKYIACENAPQLQNLGVALREEEGRDL from the coding sequence ATGGAAACTAAAAAACAATTTTCATCAAAAGACTTTCATGAAACTTTTGCCCGACCAACTTTTGTAATGCCGGAAAAGCTAATTCACAAAAATGTGGAACAAGCCGGAGAACACAATCAATTTTCGACAGAGCGAAAACATCCGGTTTTCTTCGTTGATCTTCCAAGTAAAAATGTGAGTATGACTATTGGCGGTTTATTACCGGATCAATTGACAAATAAACATCGTCATACTTATGAAACCGTTATTTATGTCATTGAAGGACATGGTTATACCGAAATTGAAGATATAAAAGTAGAGTGGAAGGCAGGTGACGCAGTTTATATTCCGAGTTGGGCATGGCACAGACATCAGAATTTAAGCAGTTCAGAATCGGCTAAATATATTGCTTGCGAAAATGCACCTCAGCTTCAAAATTTGGGCGTTGCATTGCGAGAAGAAGAAGGTAGAGATCTTTAA
- a CDS encoding dihydrodipicolinate synthase family protein — protein sequence MKNNLFKGIIAYPITPFDKDEKVDIELYKTLLERLIVSGSHAVAPLGSTGVMPYLTDEEKEAIIIATIDQVKGRVPVLVGVSNLTTEKTIYHAKFAEKAGANAVMIIPMSYWKLTDDEIVAHFTAVANQISIPIMAYNNPATGGVDMSPALLKRLLEIPNITMIKESTGDVQRMHYLRRELGDDVAFYNGSNPLALAAFSAGASGWCTAAPNLIPKLNLDLYDAIQNNDLDEAQKVFYKQLNLLKFIVNKGLPRAIKAGLEIQGIKGGFLRSPLKPLTESEIAEFKLILKEVE from the coding sequence ATGAAAAATAACCTATTTAAAGGCATTATTGCTTATCCTATAACGCCATTTGATAAAGACGAAAAAGTCGATATCGAATTGTACAAAACATTATTAGAAAGATTGATTGTTTCCGGTTCTCATGCCGTTGCGCCATTAGGAAGTACGGGCGTAATGCCTTATTTAACAGACGAAGAAAAAGAAGCGATAATAATAGCAACAATCGATCAGGTTAAAGGCAGAGTTCCGGTTTTGGTTGGTGTCTCCAATTTAACAACGGAGAAAACAATTTATCACGCAAAATTTGCAGAAAAAGCGGGTGCAAATGCCGTAATGATTATCCCGATGAGTTACTGGAAACTGACTGATGACGAAATTGTAGCACATTTTACTGCTGTTGCCAATCAAATTTCGATTCCTATAATGGCGTATAATAATCCTGCAACTGGCGGAGTAGATATGTCGCCGGCTTTATTAAAACGACTTTTGGAAATTCCGAATATAACGATGATCAAAGAAAGTACGGGAGATGTACAAAGAATGCATTATTTAAGAAGAGAATTGGGCGATGATGTAGCATTTTATAACGGTTCAAATCCGCTGGCATTGGCTGCATTTTCTGCGGGAGCTTCTGGTTGGTGTACGGCAGCTCCAAATTTAATTCCCAAGCTGAATTTAGATTTATATGACGCAATTCAAAACAATGATTTGGATGAAGCTCAAAAGGTATTTTATAAACAATTGAACCTTTTAAAGTTTATCGTAAATAAAGGTTTACCAAGAGCGATTAAAGCCGGTTTAGAAATTCAGGGAATAAAGGGAGGTTTTTTGCGAAGTCCGTTAAAACCGCTGACAGAATCTGAAATAGCTGAATTTAAATTGATTTTAAAGGAAGTAGAATAA
- a CDS encoding DEAD/DEAH box helicase, with protein sequence MNKKHHSNNILSNLGIESLNEMQEVAQDAILNDNNVLLLSPTGSGKTLAFLLPVLELLQPEILSVQCLILVPSRELGLQIEQVWKKMGTQYKVNICYGGHSIDTEIKNLSNPPAVLIGTPGRIADHIDRDTFRTDKIQTLILDEFDKSLQLGFHEQMSYIIGKLTKLNKRVLVSATSDIEIPRYTRVVNPTVLDFIPEEEEKANLSMKMVVSPSKDKLESLFNLICSLKSQSAIIFCNHRDAAERISDTLNEKGIYATYYHGGMDQDERERALIQFRNGSMSYLITTDLAARGLDIPEMKHVIHYHLPLKEDEFTHRNGRTARMQASGTAYIIIHESEKKLDYIDYGMEVLKVDNATTLPKPPEYQTIYISGGKKTKLNKIDIVGFFSQKGKLEKGDLGLIEVKDFISFAAVRFNKVKDLLKNIKDEKMKGKKFKIEVARKVVKKEEER encoded by the coding sequence ATGAATAAAAAACACCATTCCAATAACATACTTTCGAATTTAGGAATTGAGAGCCTAAACGAAATGCAAGAAGTAGCGCAAGATGCTATTTTAAACGATAACAATGTTTTGCTGCTTTCTCCAACAGGATCAGGAAAAACATTGGCTTTTTTACTGCCTGTTTTAGAATTATTACAACCTGAGATTCTTTCGGTTCAATGTTTAATTTTAGTGCCTTCGCGCGAATTAGGTTTGCAAATTGAGCAGGTTTGGAAAAAAATGGGAACGCAATACAAAGTAAATATTTGCTACGGAGGTCACTCTATTGATACTGAAATCAAGAATTTGAGTAATCCGCCTGCGGTTTTAATTGGAACTCCTGGAAGAATTGCAGATCATATTGACAGAGATACTTTTCGCACAGATAAAATTCAGACTTTGATTCTGGATGAATTTGATAAGTCATTGCAATTGGGTTTTCATGAGCAAATGTCTTATATCATTGGAAAATTAACGAAGCTGAACAAACGCGTTTTAGTTTCGGCAACTTCAGATATTGAAATTCCAAGATACACAAGAGTTGTTAATCCTACTGTTTTGGATTTTATTCCTGAGGAAGAAGAAAAAGCAAATCTTTCGATGAAAATGGTTGTTTCTCCAAGCAAGGATAAATTGGAAAGTTTATTCAATTTGATTTGTTCGTTGAAATCACAATCGGCTATTATCTTTTGTAATCATCGTGATGCTGCAGAAAGAATTAGTGATACTTTAAACGAAAAAGGAATTTACGCAACCTATTATCATGGCGGAATGGATCAGGATGAGCGTGAGCGTGCTTTGATTCAGTTTAGAAACGGAAGTATGAGTTACTTAATCACAACTGATTTGGCGGCTCGTGGATTGGATATTCCGGAAATGAAACACGTTATTCATTATCATTTGCCTCTAAAAGAAGACGAATTTACGCATCGTAATGGTCGTACAGCTCGTATGCAAGCTTCTGGAACTGCTTATATTATCATTCACGAAAGTGAAAAAAAACTGGATTATATTGACTACGGAATGGAAGTTCTAAAAGTTGATAATGCTACAACTTTACCAAAGCCACCAGAATATCAAACTATATATATTAGTGGTGGAAAGAAAACAAAACTGAACAAAATTGATATTGTTGGTTTCTTTTCTCAAAAAGGAAAATTGGAGAAAGGTGATTTAGGTTTAATCGAAGTAAAAGATTTTATTTCGTTTGCCGCTGTAAGATTCAATAAGGTAAAAGACTTGCTTAAAAATATCAAAGACGAAAAAATGAAAGGCAAGAAATTCAAAATCGAAGTTGCCAGAAAAGTGGTGAAGAAAGAGGAGGAAAGATAG
- a CDS encoding PhnA domain-containing protein, whose translation MSIERELNKRSGSKCELCGAEENLKVYQVLPTQKGGLDESIMACSTCIDQIENPDNVDLNHWRCLNDSMWNENVAVQVVAWRRLSRMRAAGWPQELLDMMYLDEDTLAWAQATGEGEDDENKIIHRDSNGVILEHGDSVVLIKDLKVKGSSMVAKQGTAVRNIRLDHENAEYIEGKVDGQQIVIITQYVKKI comes from the coding sequence ATGAGCATCGAAAGAGAATTAAACAAACGTAGCGGATCTAAATGCGAACTTTGTGGAGCTGAGGAAAACCTAAAAGTATATCAGGTATTACCAACTCAAAAAGGCGGACTTGACGAAAGTATAATGGCGTGCAGTACTTGTATTGACCAAATTGAAAACCCGGACAATGTCGATTTAAATCACTGGAGATGTCTTAATGACAGCATGTGGAATGAGAATGTAGCCGTACAAGTTGTCGCATGGAGAAGGTTAAGCCGTATGCGTGCTGCAGGATGGCCTCAGGAATTACTTGACATGATGTATTTAGACGAAGATACTCTGGCATGGGCACAAGCAACTGGCGAAGGCGAAGATGATGAAAACAAAATCATTCACCGTGACAGTAACGGAGTAATTTTAGAACACGGAGATTCTGTAGTTTTAATCAAAGATTTAAAAGTAAAAGGTTCCAGTATGGTTGCCAAACAAGGAACTGCTGTGCGTAACATTCGTTTAGACCACGAAAACGCTGAATATATTGAAGGAAAAGTAGACGGTCAGCAAATTGTGATTATCACGCAATATGTCAAAAAGATTTAA
- a CDS encoding zeta toxin family protein, translated as MNKNLYIIAGCNGAGKTTASFTILPEILNCKEFVNADEIAKGLSPFQPERVSFEAGRIMLNRINELFILNEDFAFETTLATKSYKSKVIKAQKKDYTVTLLFFWLQNVDLAIERVKTRVSEGGHNIEKDVIRRRYRNGIKNLFEIYLSIVDEAMIFDNSAGKPELIAEKTLDTDLNILNDVKFNILKQYYHENA; from the coding sequence ATGAATAAAAATCTTTATATAATCGCAGGTTGTAACGGAGCTGGGAAAACTACTGCTTCTTTTACAATTTTACCAGAAATTCTAAATTGTAAAGAATTTGTAAATGCTGATGAAATAGCAAAAGGTTTGTCTCCTTTTCAACCTGAAAGAGTTTCATTTGAAGCAGGAAGAATAATGCTCAATAGAATAAATGAACTTTTTATTTTGAATGAAGATTTTGCTTTTGAAACTACTTTAGCAACTAAAAGCTACAAATCAAAAGTAATTAAAGCACAAAAAAAGGATTACACAGTCACTCTTCTTTTCTTTTGGTTACAAAACGTTGATTTAGCAATTGAAAGAGTCAAAACAAGAGTTTCTGAAGGTGGTCATAATATCGAAAAAGATGTTATTCGCAGAAGATACAGAAATGGAATAAAAAACTTATTTGAAATTTATCTTTCAATAGTTGATGAAGCAATGATTTTTGATAATTCGGCTGGAAAACCCGAATTGATTGCCGAAAAAACTTTGGACACTGACCTGAATATTTTAAATGATGTAAAATTCAATATACTAAAACAATATTATCATGAAAACGCATAA
- the coaD gene encoding pantetheine-phosphate adenylyltransferase — MRKAIFPGSFDPITLGHEDIIKRGISLFDEIVIAIGVNAEKKYMFSLEERKRFIEETFKDEPKISVITYEGLTIDLAKKLKANFILRGLRNPADFEFEKAIAHTNRKLSKIETVFLLTAAKTSYISSSIVRDVLRNGGEYEMLVPDAVRVKK, encoded by the coding sequence ATGCGAAAAGCCATATTTCCAGGATCATTTGACCCAATTACTTTAGGTCACGAAGATATTATCAAAAGAGGAATTTCACTTTTTGATGAAATCGTAATTGCAATTGGTGTCAATGCCGAAAAAAAATACATGTTTTCCTTAGAAGAAAGAAAGCGTTTTATTGAAGAAACCTTCAAAGACGAACCAAAAATTTCGGTTATCACTTATGAAGGTTTGACAATAGATTTGGCAAAAAAACTAAAAGCCAACTTCATTTTAAGAGGTTTACGCAATCCCGCAGATTTCGAATTCGAAAAAGCAATTGCCCATACTAACAGAAAACTTTCGAAAATTGAAACTGTATTTTTATTAACTGCAGCAAAAACTTCATACATAAGTTCAAGCATAGTTCGTGATGTATTACGAAATGGCGGTGAATATGAAATGTTGGTTCCTGATGCGGTTAGGGTGAAGAAGTAA
- a CDS encoding D-alanine--D-alanine ligase produces the protein MKNIAIIMGGYSSEYKISLISGNVVHQYLDKTKYNGFRIHIFKEKWVYVDQNDAEFPIDKNDFSVTVNGEKITFDCVFNAIHGTPGEDGLMQAYFELLGIPQSSCDYYQAALTFNKRDLLSVLKPYGIKTAISYYLNKGDVINTAEIVKKVGLPCFVKPNKAGSSFGISKVKTEAELPIAIEVAYKEDNEIIIESFLDGTEVSVGVINYKGEIKVLPITEIVSDNDFFDYEAKYEGKSQEITPARISDELTQKVSETAKRAYEVLKMKGFSRSEFIIVNNEPHMLEMNTIPGLTTESLIPQQAHAAGISLEDLFTNAIELALA, from the coding sequence ATGAAAAACATAGCCATCATCATGGGCGGATATTCAAGTGAATATAAAATTTCTCTTATTTCAGGAAACGTCGTTCACCAATATCTTGACAAAACAAAATACAACGGATTCCGCATTCATATCTTTAAAGAAAAATGGGTTTATGTAGATCAAAATGATGCAGAATTTCCAATTGATAAAAATGATTTTTCTGTGACGGTAAACGGAGAAAAAATCACTTTCGATTGTGTTTTCAATGCCATTCACGGAACTCCTGGAGAAGATGGTTTAATGCAAGCTTATTTTGAATTATTAGGTATTCCTCAATCATCTTGCGATTATTATCAAGCAGCATTGACATTCAACAAACGTGATTTATTATCGGTTTTAAAACCATACGGAATCAAAACGGCAATTTCTTATTACTTAAACAAAGGTGACGTTATCAATACTGCCGAAATCGTTAAAAAAGTAGGTTTGCCATGTTTCGTAAAACCAAACAAAGCCGGATCAAGCTTTGGAATCTCAAAAGTAAAAACTGAAGCAGAATTGCCAATCGCAATTGAAGTTGCTTATAAAGAAGATAACGAAATCATCATTGAAAGTTTCCTTGACGGAACTGAAGTTTCTGTTGGAGTAATTAATTACAAAGGCGAAATCAAAGTTTTACCAATCACCGAAATTGTTTCAGACAATGATTTCTTTGATTACGAAGCGAAATACGAAGGAAAATCACAAGAAATTACACCAGCAAGAATTTCTGACGAACTGACTCAAAAAGTAAGTGAAACTGCAAAAAGAGCCTACGAAGTTTTAAAAATGAAAGGTTTCTCAAGAAGCGAATTCATCATCGTAAACAACGAACCGCACATGTTGGAAATGAATACAATTCCGGGATTAACAACCGAAAGTCTGATTCCGCAACAAGCGCACGCGGCCGGAATATCTCTGGAAGATTTATTCACAAACGCGATTGAGTTGGCTTTGGCCTAG
- a CDS encoding PASTA domain-containing protein, with product MSLRKYLTSRVFFVQVLSAAAIIAVLGYLFMHWLTFTTDHGHEIAVPNLTKLTEEQVEAKLDDLDLDYVLLDSVDYRSEFPKYSVVEQDPLPGTMVKVGRKIYIKINASGFSSVKIPDLIEKTYREAVPTLKALGLEEGTITYIPNLGKDMVLEMRYKGRNLKVGDRVLKASKIDLVLGDGKASYVDESQATDSLAAPTTETPKDEQ from the coding sequence ATGAGTTTACGTAAGTATTTAACTAGCCGAGTATTTTTTGTGCAAGTATTAAGTGCGGCTGCTATAATTGCCGTTTTAGGTTATTTGTTTATGCATTGGTTGACTTTTACAACTGATCACGGTCATGAAATTGCCGTTCCGAATTTAACTAAATTGACTGAGGAACAAGTTGAGGCAAAATTAGACGATTTGGACCTTGATTATGTGCTTTTGGATAGTGTTGATTACCGAAGTGAATTTCCTAAATACAGTGTTGTTGAGCAAGATCCGTTGCCGGGAACAATGGTAAAAGTAGGAAGAAAAATATATATTAAAATTAATGCATCAGGATTCTCATCTGTTAAAATTCCTGATTTAATCGAAAAAACATACCGTGAAGCGGTTCCAACTTTGAAAGCTTTAGGGCTTGAGGAAGGAACGATTACTTATATTCCGAATCTTGGAAAAGATATGGTTTTGGAGATGCGTTATAAAGGTAGAAACTTAAAAGTAGGAGATCGCGTGCTGAAGGCTTCTAAAATCGACTTGGTTTTAGGAGACGGAAAAGCATCTTATGTAGATGAAAGTCAGGCCACAGATAGTTTAGCTGCGCCAACTACGGAAACCCCAAAAGATGAACAATAA
- a CDS encoding RluA family pseudouridine synthase: MNNNIENLDLEDELFEHFRFEVPKGQALLRIDKYLMNLIQNATRNKIQNAATEGNIFVNDIPVKSNYKVKPFDVVTVMLSHPPFENHILPEDIPLNIVYEDDALLLINKEPGMVVHPGHGNYTGTLVNALAHHFDNLPMNSSERPGLVHRIDKDTSGLLVVAKTEAAMTHLAKQFEAKTSEREYIALVWGNVAEEEGTIEGNLARHLKDRMQMAVFADPEIGKPAITHYKVLERFGYVTLISCKLETGRTHQIRAHMKHIGHPLFNDERYGGHLILKGTTFTKYKQFIDNCFKALPRQALHAKTLGFVHPVTGEMMRFDTELPQDFQDCIEKWRNYGKSHNMEDDEN, encoded by the coding sequence ATGAACAATAATATTGAAAATTTAGATCTGGAAGACGAATTATTCGAACATTTTAGATTTGAAGTCCCTAAAGGTCAAGCGCTTTTGCGTATTGACAAATATTTAATGAATTTGATTCAGAATGCAACGCGTAACAAAATCCAGAACGCTGCAACTGAAGGGAATATCTTCGTAAATGATATTCCGGTAAAGTCAAATTATAAGGTTAAACCATTTGATGTGGTGACAGTTATGTTGTCGCATCCTCCGTTTGAAAATCATATTCTTCCAGAAGATATTCCGTTGAATATTGTCTATGAAGATGATGCTTTGTTGCTGATTAATAAAGAGCCGGGAATGGTTGTACATCCTGGTCACGGAAATTATACAGGAACTTTGGTAAATGCATTGGCGCATCATTTTGATAATTTGCCAATGAATAGCAGCGAACGCCCAGGTTTGGTTCACCGAATTGATAAGGATACGTCCGGACTTTTGGTGGTTGCTAAAACGGAAGCTGCAATGACACATTTAGCAAAACAATTTGAAGCTAAAACTTCTGAACGTGAGTATATTGCTCTTGTTTGGGGAAATGTTGCTGAAGAAGAAGGAACGATTGAAGGAAATCTTGCAAGACACTTAAAAGATCGTATGCAAATGGCGGTTTTTGCTGATCCAGAAATCGGGAAACCTGCAATTACTCATTATAAAGTTTTGGAACGTTTTGGTTATGTGACTTTGATTTCTTGTAAATTAGAAACGGGAAGAACGCACCAGATTCGTGCGCACATGAAGCATATTGGTCATCCGTTGTTTAATGACGAACGTTACGGTGGACATTTAATCTTAAAAGGAACGACGTTTACAAAATACAAACAGTTTATAGACAATTGTTTTAAAGCTTTGCCACGTCAGGCTTTGCATGCTAAAACGCTTGGTTTTGTGCATCCTGTAACGGGCGAAATGATGCGTTTTGATACTGAGTTACCTCAGGATTTTCAGGATTGTATCGAGAAATGGCGCAATTATGGAAAGTCGCATAATATGGAAGATGATGAGAATTAA
- a CDS encoding ATP-binding cassette domain-containing protein — protein sequence MQHWDILLSNHVNKKAFIDTLLSGEAKGELAVFNNQKGILFSDIAIEKFIEKEYQYDTIEASPESHRQLRTFSSGERKKEFLKYCINQNPDFIIFDNPFDHLDQASRVVLAQSLEKLTDTIAIIQLLNRVVDVLEFVPNKAQIKDNSFELHPLLKTENHFKTLNTAAIPKAIEPHSFHESVLIKMNNVSVSYDDRKIVDQISWTIKQGEFWQLIGPNGSGKSTILSLITGDNPKGFGQDLFLFGRKKGTGESVWDIKKQIGIFTTSMTDLFQKGHTLEQMILSGFFDSIGLYNEPTTLQKQNVAQWLEVVEMTSLRKKRFIDLSIGQQRVALIVRAVLKHPPLLILDEPVEGLDDENVDLVIQLINTIKQETNVSILYVSHRIESGLAPTSVFELLPNPTGSIGKIKYHSELN from the coding sequence ATGCAGCATTGGGATATACTTTTATCGAATCACGTAAATAAAAAAGCTTTTATTGATACTTTACTTTCTGGCGAAGCCAAAGGTGAATTAGCCGTTTTTAACAACCAAAAAGGAATTCTGTTTTCAGATATTGCCATTGAAAAATTCATCGAAAAAGAGTATCAATATGACACTATCGAAGCTTCTCCGGAATCACACAGACAATTGAGAACTTTCTCGTCTGGCGAGCGTAAAAAAGAGTTTCTGAAATATTGTATCAATCAAAATCCTGATTTCATAATTTTCGATAATCCGTTTGATCATTTAGATCAGGCTTCGAGAGTTGTTTTGGCACAATCACTGGAAAAACTAACAGATACTATTGCGATTATTCAATTACTTAATCGTGTTGTTGATGTTTTAGAATTTGTTCCGAATAAAGCACAAATCAAAGACAATTCCTTCGAATTACATCCTCTTTTAAAAACCGAAAATCATTTTAAAACCTTAAATACAGCCGCAATTCCAAAAGCGATTGAACCACATTCCTTTCACGAAAGTGTACTAATCAAAATGAACAATGTTTCTGTAAGTTATGACGATCGTAAAATTGTAGATCAAATTTCGTGGACAATAAAACAAGGCGAATTCTGGCAATTAATTGGTCCAAATGGTTCAGGAAAAAGTACAATTCTATCATTAATTACGGGAGATAATCCAAAAGGATTTGGTCAGGATTTATTTTTATTCGGAAGAAAAAAAGGAACTGGAGAAAGCGTTTGGGATATCAAAAAACAAATTGGAATCTTCACCACTTCTATGACTGATTTGTTTCAGAAAGGACACACTTTAGAACAAATGATTCTATCGGGATTCTTTGATTCCATTGGATTATATAACGAGCCAACCACTTTACAAAAGCAAAATGTAGCGCAATGGCTTGAAGTTGTTGAAATGACAAGTTTAAGAAAAAAACGTTTTATAGATCTCTCAATTGGTCAGCAAAGAGTTGCGCTGATTGTTCGTGCCGTTTTAAAACATCCGCCATTATTAATTTTGGACGAACCTGTAGAAGGTCTGGACGACGAAAATGTAGATCTGGTAATTCAGCTTATAAATACCATTAAACAAGAAACAAACGTTAGTATTTTGTACGTTTCACATCGTATAGAATCCGGGCTTGCTCCTACTTCGGTTTTTGAACTTTTACCAAATCCAACAGGATCAATTGGTAAAATAAAATACCACTCTGAGTTAAATTAA
- a CDS encoding sulfurtransferase, with translation MSKLSPIINPEELLKLKDTSEFVFIDARAGINAEENYKNEHLKGARYIDLNRDLASVETDPANGGRHPLPSFEKFSQVLSKLGISPSSFVIIYDDKNGSNAAARFWWMLKAIGHEKVQVLNGGLQAAIKADYPTSSETEIFDANENYPISEWKLLLADIDEVEKARNNDQNIVIDVRDKNRFDGLIEPLDLIAGHIPGAINVPFSENLNEEGFYKSPEVLAEKYSAIINDKNPENIIVHCGSGVTACHTLLAMDYAGISIPKLYVGSWSEWSRNDREMFTKEKN, from the coding sequence ATGTCAAAACTTTCTCCAATTATAAATCCTGAAGAACTTTTAAAACTAAAAGATACTTCTGAGTTTGTTTTTATTGATGCCAGAGCCGGAATCAATGCCGAAGAAAATTACAAAAACGAACATTTGAAAGGCGCTCGATATATCGATTTAAATCGGGATTTAGCATCAGTAGAAACTGATCCTGCAAATGGAGGAAGACATCCTTTGCCTTCTTTCGAAAAATTTTCTCAAGTACTTTCAAAACTCGGAATTTCGCCTTCTAGTTTTGTTATTATTTATGATGATAAAAACGGATCAAATGCCGCAGCAAGATTTTGGTGGATGTTGAAAGCAATTGGTCACGAAAAAGTTCAGGTTTTAAACGGAGGTTTACAAGCAGCAATAAAAGCAGATTATCCGACAAGTTCAGAAACTGAGATTTTTGATGCAAATGAAAATTACCCAATATCAGAATGGAAATTACTTCTAGCCGATATCGATGAAGTCGAAAAAGCCCGAAATAACGATCAAAATATTGTAATTGATGTTAGAGATAAAAATCGTTTTGATGGTTTAATAGAACCTTTGGATTTAATTGCCGGACATATTCCTGGTGCGATAAATGTTCCGTTTAGCGAAAATTTAAATGAAGAAGGATTTTACAAATCACCTGAAGTTTTAGCAGAGAAATATTCCGCAATTATAAACGACAAAAATCCTGAAAATATAATTGTTCATTGCGGTTCCGGAGTTACTGCTTGCCATACTTTATTAGCAATGGATTATGCTGGAATTTCGATTCCAAAACTTTATGTAGGTTCCTGGAGCGAATGGTCACGAAACGATCGCGAAATGTTCACAAAAGAGAAAAATTAA